A single Paenibacillus sp. FSL R5-0517 DNA region contains:
- the phoU gene encoding phosphate signaling complex protein PhoU produces MIRRKEFDQELEELRTLLKQMGEHVGAALDGAIESLQTMNAEKAQVIIKNDANLNALEDKIMELGSKLIITQQPVAKDLRRIIVAFKISSDLERMGDLALDVAKVTLRMDGQKLIKPLVDIPQMAEIVKSMIDESIESFLKENTDLAYKMAQTDDQVDQLYSHMISDLYTLMTEHPNQASQAMLLMMVGRYIERIGDHATNIGESTVYLVTGKRPDLNQ; encoded by the coding sequence ATGATTCGCAGAAAAGAATTTGATCAGGAGCTTGAAGAGCTGCGTACCTTGCTCAAGCAAATGGGTGAACATGTAGGAGCAGCACTGGATGGGGCTATTGAGAGTTTACAAACGATGAACGCGGAGAAAGCTCAGGTCATCATCAAGAATGATGCGAATCTGAATGCCCTTGAAGACAAAATTATGGAGCTTGGCTCCAAACTGATCATTACACAACAGCCGGTGGCGAAGGATCTCAGACGTATTATCGTGGCTTTCAAAATCTCCAGTGATCTGGAGCGTATGGGAGATCTTGCTCTCGACGTGGCGAAGGTGACACTCCGGATGGATGGACAGAAGCTGATTAAACCTCTGGTGGATATCCCGCAAATGGCAGAAATCGTGAAATCCATGATTGATGAATCGATCGAATCTTTCCTGAAAGAAAACACAGATCTGGCCTACAAAATGGCTCAGACGGACGATCAGGTCGATCAACTGTACAGCCACATGATCAGTGATCTCTACACGTTAATGACAGAGCATCCGAATCAGGCTTCTCAGGCTATGCTGCTGATGATGGTCGGACGTTACATTGAACGTATTGGAGATCATGCGACCAACATTGGTGAGAGCACGGTATACCTGGTGACAGGTAAACGCCCGGATCTGAATCAATAG
- the nrdR gene encoding transcriptional regulator NrdR: MKCPYCGYMGTKVLDSRPANEAKSIRRRRECEQCARRFTTFEMIEETPLIVIKKDGSREEFSRDKILRGLIRACEKRPVSVETLEMMVSEVEKSLRNTADAEVESRQIGELLMEQLFPVDEVAYVRFASVYRQFKDINMFMKELKSLLSKDDLED, encoded by the coding sequence TTGAAGTGTCCTTATTGCGGTTATATGGGTACCAAAGTGCTTGATTCGCGTCCGGCCAACGAAGCGAAATCCATTCGCCGTCGCCGGGAGTGTGAGCAGTGTGCCCGAAGATTCACAACGTTTGAGATGATTGAAGAAACTCCATTGATTGTTATCAAGAAAGATGGCAGCCGGGAAGAGTTTAGCCGGGACAAGATTCTTCGCGGGCTTATTCGTGCCTGTGAGAAACGTCCAGTCTCCGTTGAGACGTTGGAGATGATGGTATCTGAAGTCGAGAAATCCCTGCGTAATACAGCTGATGCTGAAGTGGAGAGTCGTCAGATTGGTGAGCTATTGATGGAACAGTTGTTTCCAGTCGATGAAGTGGCGTATGTCCGTTTCGCGTCGGTATATCGTCAGTTCAAAGATATCAATATGTTCATGAAAGAACTGAAATCCCTGTTGTCCAAAGACGATCTGGAGGATTAG
- the polA gene encoding DNA polymerase I gives MDKFILIDGNSIIYRAFFAMPPLTNSKGLHTNAVYGFTTMLLRLLEEHKPTHVMVAFDAGKVTFRHEGYQEYKGGREKTPPELSEQFPLLKELLKGLGIAQFELAGFEADDIIGTLTKRADEAGRQVLVVSGDKDMLQLASEHVHIGLTRKGVTDIELYDPAQIKERYGLTPLQIIDLKGLMGDASDNIPGIPGVGEKTALKLLHQFGSVEDVLNGTSELKGKMKEKIEAHAEDARMSKQLATIHREVPLEQTWEDMQFGGLKEEQAGPALAKLEFKSLLERLSFSGSIGSEQEAVPAAEVESSIATEDNIGELFSSLGSIDVLHVETHGDNPHQAKLIGLAVGSAGTYTFISPELLHSDAAASVREWLGNSEQPKRGYDLHRVDLALHAHGIEFAGASFDVQLAAYLLDPTESNQTISGLTTKYGLPSLVEDDTVMGKGAKYKVPEAEILGDFLCRKAAAVAAIIPLQEQALEGDEMNSLFHELEMPLSRILADMEKQGIKANTADLQALGSEFEEHISRLMAEIYKLSGTEFNLNSPKQLGEILFDRLGLPVVKKTKTGYSTDAEVLEKLAPYNDVVKHILQYRQLAKLQSTYVEGLLKEISDRDGKVHTYYRQTIAATGRLSSQFPNLQNIPIRMEEGRKIRKVFVPSEPGWSILAADYSQIELRVLAHISDDERLKEAFVNDMDIHTKTASDVFGVKPEDVDGDMRRSAKAVNFGIVYGISDYGLSQNLHITRKEAAQFIDQYFEVFQGVRRYMDDIVKEARQDGYVKTLLERRRYLPEINASNFNLRSFAERTAMNTPIQGTAADIIKLAMVQMDEALRERKLKSRMLLQVHDELVFEVPADELELMKELVPSVMEKALELSVPLKAEVSFGDNWYEAK, from the coding sequence ATGGACAAGTTTATTCTCATAGATGGAAATAGCATTATTTACAGGGCGTTTTTTGCAATGCCGCCTCTGACCAACTCGAAAGGTCTGCATACCAATGCCGTATATGGCTTCACCACGATGCTGCTGAGACTGCTTGAAGAGCATAAACCTACACATGTGATGGTCGCATTTGATGCAGGCAAAGTTACGTTCCGACACGAAGGGTATCAGGAATACAAGGGTGGTCGGGAGAAAACACCACCAGAGTTGTCAGAGCAATTCCCATTGCTCAAAGAACTGCTGAAAGGACTTGGCATCGCTCAGTTTGAGCTGGCTGGATTTGAAGCGGATGACATCATCGGGACGTTAACCAAACGCGCAGATGAAGCGGGCAGACAGGTGCTTGTTGTATCGGGTGACAAAGATATGCTGCAGCTTGCCTCTGAACATGTACATATCGGACTGACACGTAAAGGGGTAACCGATATCGAACTGTATGACCCTGCTCAGATTAAGGAGCGTTATGGTCTGACGCCGCTGCAAATCATTGATCTCAAAGGTCTGATGGGCGATGCGTCCGATAATATTCCGGGTATTCCCGGGGTGGGAGAGAAGACAGCGTTGAAGCTGCTGCACCAGTTCGGATCGGTGGAGGATGTGCTGAATGGTACAAGTGAACTGAAAGGCAAGATGAAGGAAAAGATCGAGGCCCATGCCGAAGATGCCCGGATGAGCAAGCAACTCGCGACAATTCACCGGGAAGTTCCGCTTGAGCAGACGTGGGAGGATATGCAATTCGGCGGTTTAAAAGAAGAACAGGCTGGCCCTGCACTGGCAAAGCTGGAATTCAAATCCTTGCTCGAACGCCTGTCATTCAGTGGCAGCATCGGTTCTGAACAGGAAGCGGTCCCTGCTGCCGAGGTAGAGTCCTCCATTGCAACAGAGGACAACATAGGCGAGCTGTTCAGTTCCCTGGGTTCCATTGATGTCCTCCACGTGGAGACACATGGGGATAACCCGCACCAAGCAAAATTGATTGGACTTGCTGTAGGTTCCGCTGGAACCTATACGTTCATATCTCCCGAATTGCTTCATTCCGATGCTGCTGCTTCAGTGCGGGAATGGCTTGGTAATTCAGAACAACCAAAGCGCGGGTATGATCTTCATCGTGTAGACCTGGCTCTACATGCACATGGAATTGAATTCGCTGGCGCATCATTCGATGTACAGCTGGCTGCTTATTTGCTTGATCCAACGGAATCCAACCAGACAATTAGTGGACTCACAACCAAGTATGGTCTGCCATCACTCGTGGAGGATGACACGGTTATGGGCAAAGGGGCCAAGTATAAGGTGCCGGAAGCAGAGATCCTGGGCGATTTCCTTTGCCGGAAAGCTGCTGCTGTGGCAGCGATTATTCCTCTCCAGGAACAGGCGCTGGAGGGCGATGAGATGAACTCACTTTTCCATGAGCTGGAGATGCCGTTGTCGCGTATTCTGGCAGATATGGAGAAGCAGGGTATTAAGGCTAATACAGCCGATTTGCAGGCGCTGGGAAGCGAGTTCGAAGAGCATATCAGCAGACTTATGGCTGAGATTTACAAGTTGTCAGGGACAGAATTCAATCTGAATTCGCCGAAGCAACTGGGGGAGATTTTGTTCGACAGACTGGGCTTGCCGGTCGTGAAGAAAACAAAAACAGGCTACTCCACAGATGCTGAAGTATTGGAGAAATTAGCGCCTTATAATGATGTGGTTAAGCATATCCTGCAATATCGTCAGCTTGCCAAGCTGCAATCTACTTATGTGGAAGGACTGCTCAAAGAGATCTCCGATCGAGATGGCAAGGTGCATACGTATTATCGTCAGACCATTGCTGCAACGGGACGACTTAGCAGTCAATTCCCGAACTTGCAGAACATTCCGATTCGGATGGAAGAAGGTCGCAAAATCCGGAAGGTATTTGTTCCTTCCGAACCCGGTTGGTCCATTTTGGCAGCAGACTATTCCCAGATTGAACTGCGTGTTCTGGCACATATTTCGGACGATGAGCGCTTGAAGGAAGCATTTGTCAATGATATGGATATTCATACGAAGACTGCTTCGGATGTATTTGGCGTGAAGCCTGAGGATGTGGATGGGGATATGCGTCGTTCCGCCAAGGCAGTTAACTTTGGTATCGTATATGGAATAAGTGATTATGGCTTATCACAGAATCTGCACATTACTCGTAAAGAGGCAGCGCAGTTTATTGATCAGTATTTTGAAGTATTCCAGGGTGTGCGCCGATATATGGATGACATTGTGAAAGAAGCTCGCCAGGATGGTTACGTTAAAACGCTGCTTGAGCGACGTCGTTACCTGCCAGAGATTAATGCCAGCAACTTCAATCTGCGCTCCTTCGCAGAGCGTACGGCGATGAACACACCTATTCAGGGAACTGCGGCAGATATCATCAAGCTGGCCATGGTACAGATGGATGAAGCGCTGCGGGAACGCAAGTTGAAGAGCCGTATGTTGCTTCAGGTGCACGATGAACTTGTGTTCGAAGTGCCTGCTGATGAATTGGAGCTGATGAAAGAACTCGTGCCTTCGGTCATGGAAAAAGCATTGGAACTTTCAGTTCCGCTGAAAGCTGAAGTCAGCTTTGGGGATAACTGGTACGAAGCGAAATAA
- the coaE gene encoding dephospho-CoA kinase (Dephospho-CoA kinase (CoaE) performs the final step in coenzyme A biosynthesis.): protein MNIGLTGGIATGKSSVSAYLASKGALLIDADVIAREVMMPGHPVLATAVKRFGQAILNEDGTLDRKKLGSIVFQQPEERKALEAITHPAIRKEMRERAAAYALQHPDKLVVSDIPLLYESGLEDGFEEVMVVYVPRAVQRDRLMSRDGMTAAQAEARMDVQMDIERKKQLADTVIDNSGLWTETEQQIDSYLQRKGLL from the coding sequence ATGAATATAGGCTTAACCGGCGGGATCGCGACAGGCAAAAGCAGTGTTTCCGCCTATCTCGCCAGTAAGGGAGCGTTGCTCATCGATGCAGACGTTATTGCCCGGGAAGTTATGATGCCCGGGCATCCCGTGTTGGCCACCGCTGTTAAGCGGTTTGGACAAGCCATACTGAACGAAGATGGAACACTGGATCGGAAAAAGCTTGGAAGTATTGTTTTCCAACAACCAGAGGAACGAAAGGCATTGGAGGCTATCACACATCCGGCGATCCGTAAAGAGATGCGTGAACGGGCTGCTGCATATGCGTTGCAACATCCGGATAAACTTGTGGTATCTGATATTCCATTGCTCTACGAATCGGGTCTGGAAGACGGTTTTGAGGAAGTCATGGTTGTCTATGTACCGAGAGCGGTTCAACGAGATCGCTTGATGAGTCGGGATGGAATGACTGCAGCGCAGGCTGAGGCACGGATGGATGTACAGATGGATATTGAGCGCAAAAAGCAGTTGGCTGACACTGTCATCGATAACAGCGGTTTATGGACTGAGACGGAGCAGCAAATTGACTCATATCTACAGCGTAAGGGTTTGTTATGA
- a CDS encoding alpha/beta-type small acid-soluble spore protein: MAQSNGNSNNLVVTKASAALEQMKYEVAQELGISIPQDGYQGNMTSYENGSIGGYITKRLVTIAEQQLAGQYQ; the protein is encoded by the coding sequence ATGGCACAAAGCAACGGTAACTCCAACAACCTGGTGGTAACTAAAGCTTCCGCAGCACTCGAGCAAATGAAATATGAAGTTGCTCAAGAACTCGGAATCAGCATCCCACAAGACGGATACCAAGGTAACATGACTTCTTACGAGAACGGTTCGATCGGTGGATACATCACGAAGCGTCTGGTAACAATTGCAGAACAGCAATTGGCAGGTCAATACCAATAA
- a CDS encoding MntP/YtaF family protein, with amino-acid sequence MFSWHEYRTEEESGVLHHFISLLALALALSLDGFGVGITYGLRRTKIPLLSIAVISICSGLVIALSMQVGVLLSHVVSPDIASIVGAVILIGIGAWSLLQLIRKQGKEQLETGNGTDEGTEETNVNAMGNVQVTLPDSKGRNQVLALDLEQSASGGSLERMVFTLELRKLGVVIQILRSPSKADMDNSGSISAQEAMWLGIALSLDAFGAGLGAALLGFPTLWTALIIALFSGAFLSLGMKVGLRFSALRWMRRLSVLPALLLMIMGIMKLL; translated from the coding sequence ATCTTCAGTTGGCACGAGTACCGCACAGAGGAGGAGTCCGGGGTGCTGCATCATTTTATTTCATTGCTGGCGCTTGCTTTGGCGCTTAGTTTAGATGGTTTTGGAGTCGGGATTACATATGGGTTACGGAGGACGAAGATTCCCCTGTTATCTATCGCTGTTATTTCGATCTGTTCGGGATTGGTTATTGCCTTGTCGATGCAAGTTGGTGTGCTGTTGTCCCATGTCGTGTCACCGGATATCGCTTCCATTGTGGGCGCCGTTATATTGATAGGTATTGGTGCATGGTCACTGTTGCAACTTATTCGAAAGCAAGGAAAAGAACAGCTGGAAACAGGCAACGGAACGGATGAGGGAACAGAAGAAACAAACGTTAATGCGATGGGAAACGTACAAGTGACGCTGCCGGATTCCAAAGGCAGGAATCAGGTGCTTGCACTGGATCTGGAGCAATCGGCTTCGGGTGGTTCTCTCGAACGAATGGTATTTACACTGGAGCTCCGTAAGCTGGGGGTCGTCATTCAGATCCTTCGCAGCCCTTCCAAGGCGGATATGGATAACTCGGGAAGTATATCTGCTCAGGAAGCGATGTGGCTGGGGATTGCCCTGTCTCTGGATGCGTTTGGAGCAGGCCTGGGAGCGGCTCTTTTGGGATTCCCCACGCTCTGGACGGCACTCATTATTGCCCTGTTTAGTGGGGCGTTTCTGTCACTCGGCATGAAGGTTGGACTACGATTCTCAGCCCTGCGCTGGATGCGAAGACTCTCTGTATTGCCGGCACTATTGTTAATGATTATGGGAATAATGAAGCTGTTATGA
- the mutM gene encoding DNA-formamidopyrimidine glycosylase translates to MPELPEVETVRRTLNQLIVGKTIDHVTVSLPRIIQRPDDIDAFAMELAGHTVIGVERRGKFLRILLDGLVLVSHLRMEGRYGVYEQHEDVEKHTHVIFHFNDGTELRYKDVRQFGTMHLFNAGEELISKPLLKLGLEPLDPAFTVTAFREAVGKRTTKIKAVLLNQAYVVGIGNIYVDEALFRAGIHPETIAKTLTEAQLTVLHEAIVATLQDAVNAGGSSIKSYVNGQGEMGMFQHQLKIYGRKSEPCATCGTLIEKTVVGGRGTHFCPSCQPLNLN, encoded by the coding sequence ATGCCGGAATTACCGGAAGTCGAAACAGTCAGAAGAACATTGAATCAACTTATTGTGGGCAAAACGATTGATCATGTGACCGTTAGCTTGCCGCGGATTATTCAGCGGCCGGACGACATAGATGCATTTGCAATGGAACTCGCGGGACATACCGTAATTGGCGTGGAGAGACGCGGCAAGTTTTTGCGTATTTTGCTGGACGGGCTGGTGCTCGTCTCCCATCTGCGGATGGAAGGAAGGTACGGCGTGTACGAGCAGCATGAAGATGTGGAGAAGCATACACATGTAATCTTCCATTTTAATGATGGTACGGAATTGCGTTATAAGGATGTACGCCAGTTCGGTACGATGCATCTGTTTAATGCAGGTGAGGAACTGATATCGAAACCTTTGCTGAAGCTGGGATTGGAGCCGCTTGATCCGGCCTTTACGGTAACCGCATTCCGTGAGGCGGTGGGCAAGCGAACAACCAAAATTAAAGCTGTGTTGTTAAATCAGGCATATGTGGTGGGTATCGGGAATATTTATGTGGACGAGGCTCTATTTCGCGCCGGCATCCATCCTGAGACCATCGCCAAAACTCTGACCGAGGCGCAGTTAACGGTGCTTCATGAAGCGATTGTGGCTACGTTGCAAGATGCAGTGAATGCAGGGGGTTCATCCATCAAATCCTATGTGAACGGACAGGGTGAGATGGGCATGTTCCAGCATCAACTGAAAATCTATGGACGCAAATCGGAGCCTTGTGCAACATGTGGTACGTTAATTGAAAAAACGGTGGTTGGTGGCCGTGGTACGCATTTTTGTCCGAGCTGTCAGCCACTGAACTTGAACTGA
- a CDS encoding methyl-accepting chemotaxis protein: MPMLLEVKPDQPHVVLHNEELTTPEQQYHEVTVVAEEPVIHLQDYYRQVPVAGVHTTCGEAATMMNQGQEHPCIVLCDEQMKPTGLLMRETLYRMLNGRFAADLFYRKPVIQVVNTSPVIADIHMEATTIIDIALGRNEQHFYDCLLVTDQDRLLGVLTMRDVMSLSRRLQQASSEERVRTVSESRQEITRINEAVTKLVHAANQTVHEAREIMALSKRGEESLKHVDASYNQVHQHMESQGQHADHMLNSIKTGSGMAHSIRSLADQSGLLALNASIEAAHAGEYGRGFQIVAGEIRTLAKQTREVAGNMSSLLENIGGLTLQTVELVKASGAEIDDSSVHVTAGGATFRQLNSAVKDLSRIAEEIAVEGGKAGEVAEHIRTKLDEMVLNNE; this comes from the coding sequence ATGCCCATGTTGCTCGAAGTGAAACCTGACCAGCCTCATGTTGTTTTACATAACGAAGAATTAACGACGCCTGAACAACAGTATCATGAAGTAACGGTGGTTGCTGAAGAACCTGTAATCCATCTGCAAGACTATTACCGCCAGGTTCCTGTCGCCGGAGTCCACACGACCTGTGGAGAAGCAGCGACGATGATGAATCAGGGTCAGGAGCACCCTTGCATTGTATTATGTGATGAGCAGATGAAACCTACTGGATTGTTAATGAGAGAGACGTTATATCGGATGTTAAACGGCCGTTTTGCCGCAGATCTATTCTACCGTAAGCCGGTCATACAAGTCGTGAACACATCACCGGTTATTGCAGATATTCATATGGAAGCGACCACAATTATCGATATCGCACTTGGACGGAATGAACAACATTTCTACGATTGTCTACTCGTTACGGATCAGGATCGACTGCTCGGTGTGCTGACGATGCGTGATGTGATGTCGCTCTCCCGCAGATTGCAACAAGCGTCTTCCGAAGAACGTGTTCGTACGGTATCGGAGAGCAGGCAGGAGATAACGAGAATTAATGAAGCAGTTACCAAGCTGGTGCATGCAGCGAATCAGACCGTTCATGAGGCCCGGGAGATCATGGCATTGTCCAAGCGGGGCGAAGAGAGTTTGAAGCATGTCGATGCTTCCTATAACCAGGTACATCAGCACATGGAGAGTCAAGGACAACATGCGGATCACATGCTGAATTCGATCAAAACAGGCTCAGGCATGGCACATTCCATTCGATCCCTGGCGGATCAGAGTGGGCTCCTTGCCCTGAATGCTTCCATCGAAGCAGCACATGCCGGTGAATATGGACGAGGTTTTCAGATTGTTGCAGGCGAGATTCGAACGTTGGCGAAACAGACCCGTGAAGTTGCAGGCAACATGTCTTCATTGCTGGAGAATATTGGTGGACTGACCCTTCAGACCGTAGAACTGGTTAAGGCAAGCGGAGCGGAGATTGATGACAGTTCGGTACATGTCACTGCAGGGGGAGCCACGTTCCGGCAACTGAACAGTGCGGTGAAAGATCTGTCCCGTATAGCAGAGGAAATTGCCGTGGAAGGCGGAAAAGCTGGAGAAGTCGCAGAGCATATTCGTACAAAGCTGGATGAGATGGTTTTGAATAATGAGTAA
- a CDS encoding lytic transglycosylase domain-containing protein: MRILRKKRVLLLMFVSFVLVLFLNTNWMAWFYPIHYKEEIRAQSQSYEVDPFLIASIIKVETNFKTSKESKRGAIGLMQLMPDTANWILEQAKIPDTSLEELKHEPERNIQLGTWYLRNLSDQFGGNEAVMIAAYNAGPGKVNSWLRDGVWDGSFDTVKDIPFGETRHYVQRVIYYYNQYVKIYNTF, encoded by the coding sequence ATGAGAATATTGCGCAAGAAACGAGTACTGCTGTTGATGTTTGTGTCCTTTGTATTGGTGCTATTTCTGAATACAAACTGGATGGCATGGTTCTATCCGATTCATTATAAGGAAGAGATTCGTGCCCAATCTCAGAGCTATGAGGTTGATCCGTTTCTGATTGCTTCCATTATCAAAGTGGAGACCAATTTCAAGACAAGCAAGGAATCCAAACGAGGTGCCATTGGACTCATGCAGCTGATGCCGGACACGGCCAACTGGATATTGGAACAAGCCAAAATTCCCGACACTTCACTGGAGGAATTGAAGCACGAGCCTGAACGAAATATTCAGTTAGGCACATGGTATCTGCGCAATCTGTCCGATCAATTTGGTGGCAATGAAGCGGTTATGATCGCTGCTTATAATGCGGGTCCAGGCAAAGTGAATAGTTGGCTCAGAGATGGTGTATGGGATGGTTCATTCGATACGGTAAAGGATATTCCATTTGGTGAGACGCGTCACTATGTACAAAGGGTCATTTATTATTATAATCAGTATGTAAAGATCTATAATACGTTCTAA
- the pstB gene encoding phosphate ABC transporter ATP-binding protein PstB yields MKDLIHIDKLNLYYDTHHALKNISMDLPEKTVTAFIGPSGCGKSTLLRTLNRMNDMIPGVRVEGQVMLNGSDIYSNEIEVETLRKRVGMVFQQPNPFPKSIYDNVAYGPRLHGVTQKAELDQLVEQSLVHAALWDEVKDVLKKSALSLSGGQQQRLCIARALAVQPDVLLMDEATSALDPISTLKIEELVKELHHKYTIVMVTHNMHQAARVSGRTVFFLNGEVVEAADTETLFSTPQDSRTEDYISGRFG; encoded by the coding sequence ATGAAGGACCTCATTCACATTGATAAACTTAATTTATACTATGATACGCATCACGCGCTTAAAAATATATCGATGGATCTGCCGGAAAAAACGGTTACTGCGTTCATCGGGCCGTCAGGTTGTGGTAAATCGACATTGCTTCGCACATTGAACCGGATGAATGACATGATTCCGGGTGTTCGTGTGGAAGGACAGGTTATGTTGAATGGCTCCGATATCTACAGTAATGAGATTGAAGTGGAGACACTGCGCAAACGGGTCGGCATGGTGTTTCAACAACCGAATCCGTTCCCCAAATCCATCTATGATAACGTCGCTTATGGACCACGCTTGCATGGGGTAACCCAGAAGGCTGAACTGGATCAGTTGGTGGAACAGAGTCTTGTCCATGCGGCACTGTGGGATGAAGTGAAGGATGTATTGAAAAAGTCGGCACTGAGTCTGTCTGGCGGACAACAGCAGCGTCTCTGTATTGCACGGGCGCTGGCTGTACAGCCTGACGTTCTGCTGATGGATGAAGCAACGTCGGCACTCGACCCGATCTCCACGTTGAAAATTGAGGAGCTGGTGAAGGAATTGCATCACAAGTACACCATCGTTATGGTTACCCACAATATGCACCAGGCGGCACGGGTATCTGGACGCACGGTATTTTTCCTGAATGGTGAAGTGGTGGAGGCAGCTGATACGGAGACGTTATTCTCCACACCGCAAGATTCCCGAACCGAGGATTATATCTCTGGAAGGTTCGGTTAA